A section of the Kribbella sp. HUAS MG21 genome encodes:
- a CDS encoding VOC family protein, with amino-acid sequence MRLDHVQVSCPPDGEDVARAFYRDALGMTEVEKPELLKPRGGCWFKAGAAEIHVGVENEFTPAKKAHPALAVDDLDALAAKLEGLGYPVTWDNETIPGRRRFHTADGHGNRIEIV; translated from the coding sequence ATGCGACTCGATCACGTGCAGGTGTCGTGCCCGCCCGATGGCGAGGATGTGGCGCGGGCGTTCTACCGGGACGCGCTCGGGATGACCGAGGTGGAGAAGCCTGAGCTGCTGAAGCCGCGCGGCGGGTGCTGGTTCAAGGCCGGGGCGGCGGAGATCCATGTCGGGGTGGAGAACGAGTTCACTCCGGCGAAGAAGGCGCACCCGGCGCTGGCGGTGGACGACCTGGATGCGTTGGCCGCGAAGCTCGAAGGTCTCGGTTATCCGGTGACCTGGGACAACGAGACGATCCCGGGCCGTCGGCGGTTCCACACCGCCGACGGCCACGGGAATCGGATCGAAATAGTTTGA
- a CDS encoding MarR family transcriptional regulator, which translates to MEDEVDRLIGAWRRERPDLDVAPMEVLSRVSRLARHLDRARRQAFDTHGLESWEFDVLAALRRAGTPYQLSPGKLLRETLVTSGTMTNRVDRLAARGLVERLPDPSDRRGVLVQLTPAGRDKVDAAMADLLTHERALLGGLSERDQQKIARVLRELVRPFDLEKH; encoded by the coding sequence ATGGAGGACGAGGTCGACCGGCTGATCGGGGCCTGGCGCCGGGAGCGCCCGGATCTCGACGTGGCGCCGATGGAGGTGCTGTCCCGGGTCAGCCGGCTGGCGCGGCACCTGGATCGCGCCCGCCGTCAGGCCTTCGACACCCACGGCCTCGAGTCCTGGGAGTTCGACGTGCTCGCCGCGCTCCGCCGCGCCGGGACGCCGTACCAACTCTCCCCCGGGAAGCTGCTGAGGGAAACCCTCGTCACCTCCGGCACGATGACGAACCGGGTGGACCGGCTGGCCGCGCGCGGCCTGGTCGAGCGGCTGCCGGACCCGAGCGACCGGCGCGGCGTGCTCGTCCAGCTGACCCCCGCGGGCCGCGACAAGGTCGATGCCGCGATGGCCGACCTGCTCACCCACGAGCGCGCCCTGCTCGGCGGTCTCAGTGAGCGCGACCAGCAGAAGATCGCCCGCGTACTGCGGGAACTGGTCCGGCCGTTCGACCTGGAAAAACACTGA
- a CDS encoding ABC transporter permease gives MRRSLLSSLRAHVGRLVAACLAIVLGVGFGSLAMIVHASASHGVDETIGAQYKGVDALVYPDRATISPDDVAKVQKVAQAASTVTLTTAYMNVSYPDLVRPTGLPIDTLYGTAEIPGPAASAGRLPSTTNEIALPARTAAKHKVSIGQQLRISSYDDKSWTVTVVGLLDDSKQIGTASAFATPAAVKMFDPGAFVRGVALAAKPGVTQQQLADATQAVVASGLTVFTGEAFVEHEIRDITSGIDVLGGVFGMFALIALFVACLVIGNTFTIVIAQRTREMALLRCVGASRRQVFSSVLAEAAVVGAIASAIGVVFGVALSALALALFREFDWGIPAVPLHLGLASVFLPLLIGTVATLISAVVPARRATKVAPLAALRPEVAPAAASRAGVLRLLLGFLLLAGGGVLLVGGAMLHEVLVGVAGGALSFLGILAIGSLLVPALIRLIGALPARSGGVPARIAVANAIRNPKRTAATTSALLIGVTLISLTCVGIASVQKTFDVSMNGQYPVDLKVTAYGEKMPANAEQQLRDIQGVTQVVPVRTATVGSGENELTVTGLDAGAAGSVIHNPELAGRLQPGTALVSFAVMRSMKVDNGGPITIVSGKHRLTLTVQQAHGLDQVTVTSADLAKLAPNAPVTGFWLASDPEADGTKVIDAVEQSLPSVKSLGVDGGLAERSSYTKVFDVLLIVGIGLLGVSVLIALVGVGNTLSLSVLERTRENALLRAMGLSRRQLRRMLAVESLLMAVVAAGLGIVLGLLYGWAGTSALMGGQTVDGSVEYAVPVTLLAAIAAVAAIAGLLASLLPARRAAKVAPAGALATE, from the coding sequence GTGCGACGTTCACTGCTCTCCTCGCTGCGCGCCCACGTGGGCCGCCTGGTCGCCGCGTGCCTGGCGATCGTCCTCGGGGTCGGGTTCGGCTCGCTCGCGATGATCGTGCACGCGTCCGCGTCGCACGGCGTCGACGAGACGATCGGCGCGCAGTACAAGGGTGTCGACGCCCTGGTCTACCCGGACCGGGCGACGATCTCGCCGGACGACGTCGCGAAGGTCCAGAAGGTCGCGCAGGCGGCGTCGACGGTCACGCTGACGACGGCGTACATGAATGTCTCGTACCCCGACCTGGTCCGGCCGACGGGTCTCCCGATCGACACGCTGTACGGCACCGCCGAGATCCCCGGCCCCGCCGCCTCGGCCGGACGGTTGCCCAGCACAACGAACGAGATCGCGCTGCCGGCCAGGACGGCCGCCAAGCACAAGGTCTCGATCGGCCAGCAGCTCCGGATCAGCTCGTACGACGACAAGTCCTGGACCGTCACGGTCGTCGGGCTCCTGGACGACTCGAAGCAGATCGGTACCGCGTCGGCGTTCGCCACCCCGGCCGCGGTGAAGATGTTCGACCCGGGCGCGTTCGTCCGGGGCGTCGCGCTCGCGGCCAAGCCCGGTGTCACGCAGCAGCAGCTCGCCGACGCCACGCAGGCCGTGGTGGCGAGCGGCCTGACGGTCTTCACCGGTGAGGCGTTCGTCGAGCACGAGATCCGGGACATCACCAGCGGGATCGACGTGCTCGGCGGCGTCTTCGGGATGTTCGCGCTGATCGCGCTGTTCGTCGCCTGCCTGGTGATCGGCAACACGTTCACGATCGTGATCGCCCAGCGCACCCGCGAGATGGCGCTGCTGCGCTGCGTCGGCGCGTCGCGGCGGCAGGTGTTCTCCTCCGTGCTCGCCGAGGCGGCCGTGGTCGGGGCGATCGCGTCCGCGATCGGTGTGGTCTTCGGGGTGGCGCTGTCGGCGCTCGCGCTGGCGCTGTTCCGCGAGTTCGACTGGGGCATCCCCGCGGTCCCGCTGCACCTCGGCCTGGCGTCGGTGTTCCTGCCGCTGCTGATCGGTACCGTGGCCACGCTGATCTCGGCCGTCGTACCGGCTCGCCGGGCGACCAAGGTCGCGCCGCTGGCCGCGCTCCGCCCCGAGGTCGCCCCGGCGGCCGCTTCCCGGGCCGGCGTACTGCGTTTGCTGCTGGGCTTCCTGCTCCTCGCCGGCGGCGGTGTGCTGCTCGTCGGCGGCGCGATGCTGCACGAGGTGCTGGTCGGTGTTGCCGGCGGTGCGCTCTCGTTCCTCGGCATCCTCGCGATCGGCTCGCTGCTGGTACCGGCGCTGATCCGCTTGATCGGCGCCCTGCCGGCACGCAGCGGCGGCGTCCCCGCCCGGATCGCCGTCGCGAACGCGATCCGGAACCCGAAGCGTACGGCGGCCACCACCTCGGCACTGCTCATCGGCGTCACGCTGATCAGCCTCACGTGCGTCGGCATCGCCTCGGTGCAGAAGACCTTCGACGTGTCGATGAACGGCCAGTACCCGGTCGACCTGAAGGTGACGGCGTACGGCGAGAAGATGCCGGCCAACGCCGAGCAGCAACTCCGCGACATCCAGGGCGTCACCCAGGTCGTCCCGGTCCGCACCGCGACCGTCGGCTCCGGCGAGAACGAACTGACCGTCACCGGGCTCGACGCGGGCGCGGCCGGCTCGGTGATCCACAACCCGGAGCTGGCCGGCCGGTTGCAGCCGGGCACCGCACTGGTGTCGTTCGCGGTGATGCGCTCGATGAAGGTCGACAACGGCGGCCCGATCACGATCGTGTCGGGGAAGCACCGGCTGACGCTGACCGTTCAGCAGGCGCACGGCTTGGACCAGGTCACGGTGACCTCGGCGGACCTCGCGAAGCTTGCGCCGAACGCGCCGGTGACCGGGTTCTGGCTGGCGTCGGACCCGGAGGCGGACGGTACGAAGGTGATCGACGCCGTGGAGCAGTCGCTGCCGTCGGTGAAGAGCCTCGGGGTCGACGGCGGGCTGGCCGAGCGCTCCAGCTACACCAAGGTGTTCGACGTCCTGCTGATCGTCGGGATCGGCCTGCTCGGGGTCTCGGTGCTGATCGCCCTCGTCGGCGTCGGCAACACCCTCAGCCTGTCGGTTCTCGAACGGACCCGGGAGAACGCGCTGCTGCGGGCGATGGGCCTGTCCCGGCGCCAGCTGCGCCGGATGCTCGCCGTCGAGTCGTTGCTGATGGCCGTCGTCGCGGCGGGGCTCGGGATCGTGCTCGGCCTGCTCTACGGCTGGGCCGGGACGAGCGCGCTGATGGGCGGCCAGACGGTCGACGGCAGCGTCGAGTACGCCGTACCGGTGACGCTGCTGGCGGCGATCGCCGCCGTGGCCGCGATCGCGGGCCTGCTCGCCTCGCTGCTACCCGCCCGGCGCGCGGCCAAGGTCGCCCCGGCCGGAGCGCTCGCCACCGAATGA
- a CDS encoding methyltransferase domain-containing protein, whose product MRTSPVWSPEQYGTYADERARPFRDLLERVRATGVRTVVDLGCGPGALTATLRQVWPEAEIRGVDSSPQMLEAAAQYADDRLSFELGDVREWSGADLDVIVTNATLQWVPEHLDLLPGFVRALRPGGWLAIQIPGNGDAPSHAILRELAGTAPYAEYAKDASLRPDVPGPAEYVEALSAEGCVVDAWETTYYHLLAGDNAVLEWVKGTGARPVLQSLPDDLRRKFEAEYGARLAEAYPQQEYGTLLPFRRIFAVAHKEG is encoded by the coding sequence ATGCGCACGTCACCGGTCTGGAGTCCGGAGCAGTACGGCACGTACGCCGACGAACGGGCGCGGCCGTTCCGGGACCTGCTGGAGCGGGTCCGGGCGACCGGCGTCCGGACGGTCGTCGATCTCGGGTGCGGTCCGGGGGCGCTGACCGCGACGCTGCGCCAGGTGTGGCCGGAGGCCGAGATCCGCGGCGTCGACAGCTCACCGCAGATGCTCGAAGCAGCCGCGCAGTACGCCGACGACCGGCTGAGTTTCGAGCTCGGCGACGTCCGCGAGTGGTCCGGCGCCGACCTCGACGTGATTGTCACGAACGCGACGCTGCAATGGGTCCCCGAGCACCTCGACCTGCTGCCCGGGTTCGTGCGCGCGCTGCGGCCGGGCGGTTGGCTGGCGATCCAGATCCCCGGCAACGGTGACGCCCCGTCGCACGCGATCCTGCGCGAGCTCGCGGGCACCGCGCCGTACGCCGAGTACGCGAAGGACGCCTCGTTGCGCCCCGACGTACCCGGTCCGGCCGAGTACGTCGAGGCACTCAGCGCCGAAGGGTGCGTGGTCGACGCGTGGGAGACGACGTACTACCACCTGCTGGCCGGCGACAACGCCGTACTCGAATGGGTGAAGGGGACCGGCGCACGGCCGGTGCTGCAGTCGTTGCCGGACGACCTGCGACGGAAGTTCGAGGCGGAGTACGGCGCCCGGCTGGCGGAGGCGTATCCGCAGCAGGAGTACGGGACGCTGCTGCCGTTCCGCCGGATCTTCGCCGTGGCGCACAAGGAGGGCTGA
- a CDS encoding ABC transporter ATP-binding protein, producing the protein MSLQTGELAVGRLPQDGEPRTAIRAHELRKVYGQGDTAVAALDGVSVDFGVGRFTAIMGPSGSGKSTLMHCLAGLDTPTDGQVLLGETELTRLPDAELTKIRRDRIGFVFQSFNLLPMLSAKDNILLPLELGNRKPDQQWLGTLIDVLGLQDRLTHRPAELSGGQQQRVAVARALVGRPEVVFADEPTGNLDSRSGAEVLGFLRRSVREFGQTVVMVTHDPLAASYADRVVMLADGKLAGELTQPTPESVLDALRQLGA; encoded by the coding sequence GCGCACGAGCTGCGCAAGGTGTACGGACAGGGCGACACGGCGGTCGCCGCGCTCGACGGGGTCTCGGTGGACTTCGGGGTCGGCCGGTTCACGGCGATCATGGGCCCGTCGGGGTCCGGCAAGTCGACGCTGATGCACTGCCTGGCCGGCCTCGACACGCCGACCGACGGCCAGGTGCTGCTCGGCGAGACCGAGCTGACCCGGCTGCCGGACGCCGAGCTGACCAAGATCCGCCGGGACCGGATCGGGTTCGTGTTCCAGTCCTTCAACCTGTTGCCGATGCTGTCCGCGAAGGACAACATCCTGCTCCCGCTGGAGCTCGGCAACCGCAAGCCCGACCAGCAGTGGCTCGGCACGCTGATCGACGTACTCGGCCTCCAGGACCGGCTGACGCACCGCCCGGCGGAGCTGTCCGGCGGCCAGCAGCAGCGGGTCGCGGTGGCACGGGCGCTGGTCGGCCGGCCGGAGGTCGTGTTCGCCGACGAGCCCACCGGCAACCTGGACTCCCGGTCCGGCGCCGAGGTGCTGGGCTTCCTGCGGCGCTCGGTCCGCGAGTTCGGCCAGACCGTGGTGATGGTCACCCACGACCCGCTGGCCGCGTCGTACGCCGACCGCGTCGTGATGCTTGCCGACGGCAAGCTTGCGGGCGAGCTCACGCAGCCGACGCCGGAGAGCGTCCTCGACGCGCTGCGCCAGCTGGGGGCGTGA